Genomic segment of Arachnia propionica:
GTGGTGGTTGATCCATTTTCTGGTAGCTGACCCGGTCAGGGCAGGCGCCATCACGGCGACACTCGCCCTCCTGCTGCTCGGCCTGACTCCACGACTCGCACTCAGCATCGCAGGAGTTTTCAAGGCCGACGACGCCGTCGGACACGGAACCAGCATGGCATTGAGCGAAGTCGTGGGTCACCTGGACCGCGCCCACCATGTTCTTTCCGTAGCCGTGACGCTACTCGCGGGGTTGTGGACCCTGGGGATTCTTCCAGTGGCCGGCGCCGCCATCGGCAACGTGTGGACGCTCGGAATGGTCTCGTCGCTGGTCGTGGCGTGGACACTCCGGGGACGCCACTTCCCCCTGGCCGCGGAACGGACGGCGATCTACACGGCCGCTCTCATCGCGGTGAGTACCGTCGCGTGGTCCCAACTGGCGACGGTCTGGGCCCCAGCGGGGGCCGCTGTACTGGCACTGTTTCTCGCCATCGTGCTGTTCCTACGCATATCGGACCTGGCCGCAGCCCAGCTGCGGAGGGCCGCGACCTGGATCGAGACCTTGGCAGTGATCGTCACCATTCCTGTTCTCGTCGGCATGTTCGACCTGTACACCCAGCTCTTGGGGAGTTTCCAGTGAGTGAACCAGCAGGACTTCCCGGCATCACACCGCCCGGGCAGCGCCCGGCGCAGGGAGCACCTCCACAGCAATGGGGTGATCAGGCCCCGCGACGTCTGCAGCCGGAGGCAACCGAACCGACCCACCTGCCTGTAATGGGGGTTCCTCGCCCCGGCAGATTGAGCTTCGATCCTGGACGGCAAACGCAGATCCCCGTCCTGTATCCCCAGCCCGTCCCTCAATCCCAGCCGACACCTCTCGACCGCGAGGCCCCGCTGGTCCCGGACCTGCGCAACCATCCTGACTACGCTCGTCTGTCAAAACGTCACGCCATGCCCGGATGGCTCCGATTCTTCTCCTGGTTCGCCCGCATCTTCCGCAGCGACGACGTTGCCTCCCGCGTGACCCGGGCCTCCGCAGGGGCCCAGCGCCCGGTCGCCACCGGACGGCGAGTGGTCGTGGTCGGCGCCAGCGGAGGAACGGGCACCACCAGCATCACGGTTGGGCTGGCCAGGACCTTGGCGGCGGCGCGCAATGCTCCGGTGGCCGTGCTGACGACGGAAAGCGGCAACGACCTGGCCTCCCGGCTGAACACCGACCCGATTCCCAGGGCAGCCTCGGATCGACCGGCCGCCAGCTTCGCCGAACAGATGTCGATCATGATGGAAAACGGCCGTCTCGCCGTCATCCGACCCCGCGAAAACGCAGCAGCCATGGCTCGGGGCCTCGCCCGGTTTTTTGCTGTAACGGTCGTCGACGCAGGACAACACCCACCCGTGCAACTCACCGCCGAGGCCCACTCGGTCGTGATCATCGCATCGGCGAGCGCCGCGGGAACCACCGCAGTTGCCAGGACCGCCACTGAGATGCGTGCCACAGGGGTGAATCCCGCGGCTATCCAGGCGGTGCTGGTGCCACGCACACCAGGGGATGACTCGGCTCGCCACGCGAAAAGGCTCCGCGACTCCAATATCCACGCCTTCGCCCTTCCCTACGATCGCCACATCGCGGGTGGAGCCGCTCTGCATCTACGCCTGATGGCCGAAAATACCCAGGTGGTCCTCGGGGAACTGGCCGCAGCGACCATGAACACACCCGACAGGTGACATGATGAGCATCCGGATTGTTCACCGACCGGCCAGAACCACCCCTGCCCTGCAATCGCTGCCGGAAGTTCCGCTGGAGTCCCCGCCCACCCTCGCAGACGGGAGCGACGGGGCAGGTTCTGCCGCACTGCGAATCCTGCCCCTGCTCGGAGCCGGCGCCGCTATGACCGTCATGATGCTGTTCCGGCGCTCCAATTTCGCGGTCATCGGCGCACTCATGATGATCGTCACAGTCATCGCCTCCGGCGTCATGATGTTCAGCCAACGGGGCAGGGCAGGCAAGGAACGCCGTGAAAGCCGTGATGTCTACATCGAGTATCTGGAGAAGGAACGCGACAAGTTGCGGGCTGATGAGACCAGACGACTCGCCGACGCCCATCGCATCCATCCCGCACCCGGGGAACTACTCAGTATCGCCAGATCGCCCGACCGGCTGTGGGAGCGTCGTCGCGGTGACGATGACTTCCTAAAGCTCCGGATTGGCATCGGCACCGTCCATTCCCGCGACATCAAGGTGAAATCCCCCCAAGGGTCGATCACCCGCAGCGACCCTTTCATGGACAACGAGGTGGAACTGATCAAGTCGCGTTTCAGCAACACCCCGAACATGCCGCTGCTGGTCAACCTCGATTCCATAGGCGCAATCAGCGTCGTCGGGAAGCGGGATTTCGTTCAACAGGTGGCGCGCCTGCTCACCATGCAGGCCGCAACCTTCCACTCCCCTGAGGACCTTCAACTCGCGCTTGTCGTTGACGACGAGCATCGCGAAGACTGGGACTGGTTCTCGTGGTTACCGCAGCTCGCCGCGCAGAACGTCCAAGGCCCGTTCGGACCGGGCAGAGTGATCGTGCCGAGCATCGCGCGGCTGCGCAATGTGTTAGGCCCTGAACTCGACTCCCGTTCCTCCAGCGCGGCCGAGGCCCGTCGCGCCATGCTCACAGGCAAGGAGATACAGCACGGCCGCATCCTCGTTCTGGTGGACCAGTACGGCCAGGCGGCCACAACTTTTACACCAACGGATCCGCAAATCAAACTGAGCCAGGTGAGCACCACGGTCGTTTACCTCCTGGACGATCGCAGGGCCGAACCCGGGTTCATCACAACGCGGATCAGCGCAGGAAGGGAACCAGGGAGTTTCGTGGTCGAAACCTACCCGAAACCTGATGCCGCCCCCAAAGTCGTCACCGGTTTCCTCGATGACCTGAACCGGGACTCGACGAATGCCCTGGCCCATTTCCTCAGCCCGCTGCGTCTGTCCCCTGACTCGCACGAACACGACGCCGCACGCAACGTCATGACCTTCGCCGAACTGCTGGGGGTGCCCGACTACAACAACATCGACTTCTCCCGGGCGTGGGCGCCGCGCGGCGAGACCGGATTCCTGCGGGTCGCCATCGGAACCGATGACATGGGCGAACCCGTGACCCTCGATCTCAAGGAGGCCGCCCAGTACGGCATGGGCCCGCACGGCCTGTGCGTCGGGGCGACGGGTTCCGGCAAGAGCGAGATGCTGCGCACCCTGGTGCTGGGGCTGCTGGTCAGCCACGATCCGGAGGATCTGGCGATGGTGCTCGTCGACTACAAGGGCGGCGCCACCTTCGCTCCCTTCGACGGCGCACCCCAGGTCTCGGGCATCATCACGAACCTGTCCGACGACGCCAGCCTCATCGAACGCGTCTACGCCAGCCTGTCCGGCGAGGTGCAGCGACGCCAACAGGTGTTGCGCGACGCCGGGAACATCGCGGACATCACCACCTACCGGGCGTTGCGCGCCGAACGTCCCGAGCTGGGTCTGGCCCCGTTCCCGCACCTGCTGGTCATCATCGACGAGTTCGGCGAGCTCCTGACCGCCCGGCCCGACTTCATCGAGTTGTTCCTGTCCATCGGCCGGATCGGACGCTCCATCGGAGTGCACCTGATGCTGTCGAGCCAGCGGATCGAAGGCGGCAAACTGCGCGGGCTCGACACCTACCTGTCCTACCGGATCGGTTTGCGAACCCTGTCGGAGAGCGAGTCCCGCACCATCCTGGAAACCACCGACGCCTTCCACCTGCCTCCGATCCCCGGCTACGGCTACCTGAAGGTGGACACCACCACCTACACCCGGTTCCGCGCAGGTTTCGTCTCCGGCCCACTGCCGGAGGACCCGGAGCTCGAACAAAAAGTTGAAGCCCCTCCCGTCGTGCTCCCGGTGCCCAGCTATCTCGTCACCCGCGCCGAGGCAGGTGACAGCATGCCCGCAGCAACGCGTGTGAGCACGAAAACGACAGGTCCAACGGTTCTCAGCACCGTCATGGATCAGCTCCGGCAGCAGAAACGCGCCACCCAACCGATCTGGCTGCCCCCGCTGCCCGAAGCCACCACGCTGGACACGGTCGCGGGCGAACCCCGACCGACGAGTTCCGGGCTGCGGATCCACTCCAGCGCCCCGCTGCGTTTCCCCATCGGAATCATCGACGACCCAGCCCGCCAATGGCAGGACACGTGGGAACTGGATCTTCTCACTTCCGGCGGCCACACCCAGGTCGCGGGAGGACCAGGCAGCGGAAAGACGACCCTGCTGCGCACCATCGCTGCATCGCTGGCGCTAACCCATCCACCATCGTTGGTCAGCGTCTACGTCTTGGACCTGCTCGGCTCATCGCTGCTGAACCTGCGCGACCTGATCAACGTGGGCGGAGTGGCCGTCCGCGCCGACCACGAGGTGGTGCGACGCACCTTGGAGGAGCTGCGGGGACTGTTGAATCAACGTGAGCTGATCTTCCAGCAGCTTCGGATTGACTCCTTGGCGACATTACGCAACATCACCGACGATCCCTCGCTCAATCTCGCGGAGGTCGTGCTGCTCATCGACGGCTACGGACAGCTCTCGGAGGAATTCGAGGAGCTTACCGACATCGTGTTCGACCTGCTACGCCGCGGCGCCGCGCACGGCATCCATGTCATAGCCACCACAACCCGCTGGAACGAGATCCGTCTGGCGCAGCAGAGTTTTTTCGGTACCAGAATCGAGTTCAGGCTGACTGACCCGACTGAGTCCGCGCACGGCAGACGCCTAGCGGAAACCCTACCCGCGGATCGTCCCGGCCGCGCTTTGGTCACCGACGGTCTGTTCACGCATGTCGCACTTCCCAGGATCGACGGGGTTGATTCCGCCGAGGACGTCTCCGACGGGTTGCAGCATCTCTCGGAAGCGGTTGCGGTCGGCGCAACCGAGCGGGCCGTGCCGGTCAGGCTGCTCCCGGCAAACCTCTCCCCCGACGGAGTCGAACTTCCCGAAGGCAGGGCGTTGGTGGCTCTAGGTCTGGACGAAACCGACCTCTCGACCACGGTGCTGGACATGAACGGACCCGACAGACACCTCATCATCTTTGGTGACTCCGGGACCGGACGCACCACGATGCTGAGGCGGGTGGTCACTGAACTGGTTCGCACTCACAGCTCCGACGAACTGGTTTTCGCGGTCTTCGATCCCCGGCGTTCCCTGACCGGCGTCGTTCCGGAGGGTTATCTAGGCGGAACTGCCACCAGTGCCGTCCTGGCACAGAAACTGGTGACCGCCATCGTGCCGGAACTCGAGGCCAGGGTGCCGCGCAGCGTGGACTCATCCGTCGAGGTGGCGCCCCCAACACCACACATCGTTATTCTCATCGACGACTACGACGCCCTGGGATCGGGTGCCGGACCGTTCAAGGCGTTGATGCCATTTGTCCCGATGGGCAACGAGGTCGGGTTGTCGGTCGTGCTGACCAGGCGGATGACCGGCGCGGGACGGGCCATGTACGACCCCCTGGTCAATACGATGCGCGACTCCGGAGCCGCCGGGTTCATGTTCTCCGGAGACCGCTCCGAGGGCATGCTGCTCGGCAACCAAAGGCCACGCGCCCTACCGATCGGCCGCGCCATGTTGTTGCATTCCGGACAGCCAGTGCGAACGGTACAGATCGTGAACCAACCCGACCAGGTGACGGAAACGGGCGAAAACTGATCAAAGCCATCCGCCGACAAGGGTGTGGGCCCCGCGCCAACGGGGCCCACACAACGTATGTACGCGCTATGCTTCAGCGCAACCAGTACGCGAGACTCCGCGCCCGGACCGGTGGGTGCTGGGAGCTACCCCAAGGCCACCTGGCATCCTCAGTATGCCCCCACAACCGTCCGTGTGCAACACCCCATACTTTTCCATGCTGGGGCGTCAGCCATGATTCATGGTAAGGATGTTGACCTTGCCCGCGCGAACATCATCGTACGTGTCCAGACCGAGCGCCCTTCGCAGACGCCCTGCCACTTTGGCCTTGGGAGTCTACTCTGTCCCAGGAGCATCTGGTGTATCCCCGGCCCAGGAGCGGCGTGCATAGGCAATGGATCCTGCGATGACATCCGCTACCTGCAGCAAATTGTTCGACTTCGAATCGAGGTCGTAGCACCCCAGAACCGCGCGCTGTCCCAATTTCTGATTGGCTTGGTCCCGGACCCGAGCCGCCACTGTCTCGCCATGTGGAGTTTGCACCAGGTCAAGAAACACATTGACCAATTCCCCCTTGTTGACATTCGCGACCACAAGCTTTGCTGACATGTTCGCCTGCACCTCCCAGGTCGCACGTCGACCTATGAATGATCGACGCGAATCGTATACAGACCCCCCTACGCGCACATCTGAATCGGCGACGAGCTCCACCATGTCGTAAAAGAACCTGAGGGACTCTCGCTTTATTCCACTAAATTTCATTTCCTCGAAAAATTTGTGCCGCTGTCGCAGGTGTCGAATCTCACGATCCAGTGCAGCACTTTCACGCGCTTTCAGAAACCCCACGACGAAAAATCCACCGCTGGAGTTCTTTGCTCCGCTTTCGTCAACGAAGATCGTGGACACTGGAACATCGTCGGGGAGGCGGAACCAATCCTTCTCAACCTCCCCGAAAAGAGGAGATTGCGATTCCCAGTTCATCAGTCCTCCTCAAACGCAGGGGTAAAGTGACCCAGCAACCTCACGGTTCCGCTCACATCCATCCCCGTCTTGCAAAGTCAGCTCATTCTACAAGCCTTGATGATGAGCAGATTGCCGCCTCGACGATTGGCGATCAGGAGCTCCGGGAGCGCGCTGTCGGGTAAGACTTACTGGTAGCCGTCGATCAGGGCCGCGGCGACCTCCGCCCATGCCTCCCTCGTGCGGGGTTGGACCCGTTCCAGGTTTATGCGGTCGCCGTCAGCGACGGCCTGGTCGTTCGGGACCACGAACACCTGCCTGCTGTGGGTGGCCAAGTGGGTGCGCACCATGTCCTTCTGCACCCGGATCGACACGTTGTCCTTGTCGGTGAGGACGACGATCGCTTCCTGGGCCAGTTTTTCGTAGCCGTGTTGCGAGAGCCAGTCGATGGTGCTGACGGCCCTCTTGACCCCGGAGAAGGCGTAGCCGGTGGCGATCACGACACTGTCGGCTTTGGAGAGAATCCCGCTCATGGCGTTGTGGGTCACGCCGGTGCCGCAGTCGGTGAGGATCACGGAGAAGAAGTTCTGCACCAGGTCGTGGACGCGTTTGTAGCCCTCGGCCGTGAGACTGTCCGAAACCGCGGGGTCCTGTTCGCCCGCGACGACGTGCAGCCGGTCGACCTGGGTGATGTAGCCGGACAGGTCCGTCCAGGTCCGCACGTTGGGGATGTCTCGCACCAGGTCGGTGATGCTGCGGGGACGGACGCGCAGCATCTCCTCCTCCCCGAGCAGCCGCTCGGCCAGGTCCCCTGAGTCCGGGTCGGCGTCGATGGCGATGGGGGGCACGCCACGCGCTTGGGCGAGGGCCAGGCCCACCCCGACCGCCGTCGATGTCTTGCCGATGCCACCCTTGAAGGACAGGAACACGGTGCTGTAGGGGCGTTCCAGCGACCGGGAGATCCGGGAGTCCCGTTCCGCGAGACGGATCTGGGTTTGGCTGGGACCGAAGTTCACGCGCCCCGACGTCAACCGGTACATCGCCCCGCGGAAACCGCCTTGGGGCACGGCCTTCGGGGGACGCACGAGCAGCGACGACGGTGGTGTCTCCTGCGAGGGAGGGGCTTGGGGCGGGGGCACGTTCATCGAGATCGACCGGAACGGCACGTCGGGGGAGGCAGTCGGCGGGGAGAACTCCTGCGGTTTCGGCCGCGGGGGTGGCTGCGGTGGGCCCTTCCTGGGGGGCGCGTCGGGTCGCTGCGAGGAGTTCGGTCGCTGGGGCGCCTTGGGTGGCGGCGGGGCCTGCCTGGGGGGCATGGTCGGCGAGATCGCGGGCGGCAGCGTTTTCTGTGCCTCCAGTTGCCGGGGCGGTTCCGGACGCCCGGGCGGCGCCGGTTGCCGGGGCGGTTCGGGCGGCGGGGGTGCGTCCGGCGGCACCGGGGAGATGGTGCTTTCCTGGGGTTCCGGCATTCGCGCCCGCGCAGGAGAGGCCGGCACGCTGGGTCCGGGCATCTGCGATTCCGGCCTGGCCAGGGCACGGGCGGGTGACGATTCGGTCGAGGGTTCGGGGGCCTCGTGCTGGGGTTCCGGGTGCGTCGAGTGCGCGACCGGGGCACGCCGCGGCGTCGGCAGGGCTGCCCTGCTGGGGGATGCGGCCTGGCTGTTGGTGGACATCGCCTCGGGAGGCTGGGCGGCGGCCGCCTGTCCGTCGGCGTCCACCGTGAACCACGACACCCGGCCACCGCGGGTCTCGTCCACGCCCCGGGCGAGCACGGGCCGACCCGCCTGGCGCGCCGCGGTGGCGAGGTGCTGGAACACCGACGAGTAGACGTTGGTGGGCACCACCATCTCGACCGATACCCCATTGACAGTCGCATCGCTTCTACCCGTAATGGTGACATCCCAGTAGGGCGACTTCATGGGTCTCCTTCCTGTCGAGAGGGTTTGCCTGTCCCAAGTACAATGCCTGAACAGTAACTAGGCTAGCCCTTGCGAAGTGCCAGCCCAATCTGCTAGCACTCCTTCCGCGCGCCGGGTCGCCGGGAGCATGAAGCTACTATGTTTCGTCATTCACCTGCGAGCGGCGACGCCGTTTCGGGACGGATTTCCCACCCTTCGGGACCTGCTCGACGGCGAATCCCCTAGTCAGCCCGAACTTGAGGTCCGGTTGCTGTCGGCCCTCCGACCAAAAGGAGGACAGGTCCCCGACCTTACCGGGTCGGGGACCTGTCCGTTCCGCGGAACCGTTCGGCCGCTCAGGCGCCGGTCTTGGGCAGGCCCGGTTTGACCGGCTTCGGGGTGACGGTGGTCGTCGGCGCCGGGGTCGGGGTCACCGACGGAGGAACCGTCGGCGTCGGCGTCGGGGTGTCGCACACCGGCTGATCCCTAGTAGCAGAGAACTCCGCGGTGGTTTCGTCAACCCGGGTCCAGCCCTCAGGCAGGACACCACCAATCTGGAAACCAGGCTTCGCCGCAGCAGTCGCCGTAACGGTCACCTTCCCGTCCTTGACCTCAATCTTGGGCTCGGAGAACTCCAAACCCTCCACCGGATCAAACGAGGCACTCGGAGGTGTCGGGGTGGTTGCCCCGACCGGGCAGGTACCCACATCGATCCTCGGGGCGACGGGAGTCACACACGCAGGAACATCAACCTCACCGGTGTAGGTGGAAACCCCATTCACAGGAGCACCCCAACCCGCACCAAGCTTGTCGGCATCAATCACGAACATCTCACTCACCGGAGTCGCGGTGACGGTGTACCTGAACTTCCCGCCAACAATTTCACGGCCAGTCACCGCATAGGCGACGCCCTCCGTGACCGGCAACGTGACCTCAGGCTCACTGGGCGTGGTGGAACCAACCTTGCAAACACTCGCTGAAACCGTCGGCGTCACCGGAGCCACCTTCTTGGGCTGACACACCGGCTGATCCTTGGTGGTGGTGAACTTCGCAGTGATCTCGTTCACCCGCGTCCAACCCTCCGGCAACGGACCACCGATCTGGAACCCCGCCTTCGCCGTCACAGTCGCAGTGACCGTCACCTTCCCATCCCTGACCTCAACCCTCGGCTCGGAAAACTCCAAACCCTCCACCGGATCAAAAGCCGCGCTCGGAGGCGTCGGCGTCAACGAATCCGCAGGACAAACACCAACATCAATCCTCGGAGCAACAGGAGTCACACACTTCGGCTGGGTGACCGTGGTGGTGTAGGTCACCACACCACCAACAACCGCCCATCCCTCGGGCAGATTCGTAGTATCAATCCGATACCCGGGCTTCGCGGCGGCGGTCACGGTCACCGTCACCTGGTCACCGTTCACGACGACGACGGGCTCGCTGTAGTCGATCTGCTCGGTGTCCTCAACACCCGTGACGGTCGGCTGGGTGGGGGTGGTCGAATCCACCGGGCACACCCCCGGATCCACGATCGGCACCACGGGAGTCACAACCTTCTCACACACCGGCTGGGTGACCGTCGTGGTGAAAGTGAAGGAACCATCACCATTGGCAACCCACCCCGCCGGAAGATTCTGATCATCGATCTCCCTACCCGCAACCGGCGTCGCGGTCACCTTCACCGTCACCTGATCCCCGGCCCTGGTGAACTCCGGAACCGAATACGTGATCCCATCAGTAGGACCAACCTCAACCGTGGGCTCCGACGGCTCCGACGCACCCGGAGCACACACCCCCGGCGTCACATCAACCCTACTCAGAATCGGTTTGACCACCGGAATCACCGGGTTGGTGAGAGTCACCTCGGCGGTCTTCAGGCCCTCGACCCTCACCCGGGCACTGTTGGCATCCGGAACCCCATCACTCACCCCGGCACCGGAGAACACCGGATCACCAAAATCAACCCCGGCCACCACCGGAACCTTCTCGGTCAGGGTGACGACCACACCACTGGGGATGTTGTTGAGTGTCTCCGGTGTCCCATCGGCCCTGACCGACAGTTCCCCGGTGCGGGTGGCACCCTTGTACTGGTAGGACCAGGTCACCGGGAACACGGTGTCACCGGGAACATTGCCGTTCGTGACGGCTTTCTTGACACTGATGTGCCCGACGGTGTCACCGGAACCCGTGCCACCACCCGAGGAGGTTTTCACGGTACGGGCGGTGCGCATTTCACCGTCCACGAATCCCCGGTTGACGTACTGGGAACCGACGGGGATCTCGCCGTCGGTCGTGAGTTCCAGGTCGAACACGTAGATCCGGTTGGCCTGGAAATTCTGGCCCTTGTTGTCGAGAACGGCCTTCACCTGGTCCTTGTCGTCATCGATCGTGACGGTGCTCGACGGCACGCTGGAGTCGCTCAGGTCGTTGCGGCATTCCGCGCTTTCGAGTTCGTTCCAGCATTTCGGGGTGCTGGGGATCCAGAAGATCTTCGGATGTCCCGCGGACACGGTGAGGTTCGATCCCGCCTGCAGGTAGTCGTCAGTGATGGTCACGCTGGAGCGATCGGAGATCTTGTCCCCGGGAATCACGATGCGCCAGTGGATAGTGCTCTGGTCGGCGCCGGGGAACCACCCGGACTTGTCGATCTCGGCCGGGACGTAGGGTTTGTAGCCGATGCCCTGCTGCCCGTCGGGAAGCGGCACCTCCACCTTTGTTCCGTTGCTCACTTCGAAACTGAGCTTGGAGGCCGTCGTCAGGGCGATGACCTGGGTTTTCACCCAGAGCGAGCCGCCGACGTTGTTCTTGCCTTCGACGTTCGCATTGAGGGTGCACACCACCTCGGTCTTGGTGATCTCGCAGCTCCCGTAGGTGAGCTGATCACCCTCCCTGCCCTTGAGCTCGAAGGTGCCCTCGGCTCCCCCGAGTTCCTTCGGCAGCATGATCTTGAATGTGTCACCGGCGTGCCCGGTGCCGTCCGGGATGCTCCAGTTCGCATCCACCCGGACATTGCTCCACATGTAGATCGCGGCCTCTTCGGCGTCCATTTTCGTGAGTTTGACGCTCGTTGAGTCAATGGCCGCGACCTCATCGGCCCTGGCCGCGGGGCTCACGATCGCGATCCCGGCCAAACCGATCAGGAATGCCAGGAAGACCGCCAGCGATCTCCGCCCCCTGCGGGCACTGATTGTTTTCAACTTTCCCCTCCTTCGTCACGGCATTGTATGCCACCAGCCGCATCTCATTCGACCTGTATTTTCAGGAATTACCGGAGGTGGACATCAATTGACGCGGAGGGCGCCGATCGGTCAATCCGGGGAAGTCATTGCCATCTTTCGTCAGTCTTCTTTCGGGGATGACGGGGCCGGGGGGATGGGGTCGCGATCTCTTGGCCGGGCGGAACAGGATCCTTCCGGGGTGGCACCTTTCAGGCCACTTCCCTAGAGGAAACCCCCCAGGTGTTGCAACCCTGCAGTGTCGTCATGTAGAAGCCCCGGTTCTTCCAATGGATGATCGTCTCCTTGGTGCCGTGCTCCTCGTCTCCCAACGGGGTTTTCAAGAAGCTCTTGTAGTCGTCGGCGGTAATACCCAGGTTCAGGGTCAGCTGGAGGCGTGAGGTAGAACAGATGTCCTGGAGTTCGATACGGCGGCTGACCTCCATCTCGTCCGCATCAAACTTTTTACTCATACTGAGGATTCCCAGCTGGTTCTGCACGTGGTGGAAGTGCTCGTGAATGGCGGTCTGGGCGGCATACTGCCCGTAATCGGCGTCGTACTCGTATTTCTTCCGCGACACGTAGATGGTGGTGTTACTGGGGCAGTAGAAAGCCGTGAGATTTTGGTTGTCGGAACCGCACGGGGTATTGACGTTCGATTCGTAGGCGACCAGGTCGACGGACTTCTGTTCGACGCCGAGGGCCGTCAGGTAGGGGCGCCACACCTCCTGGAGACACGCGATCAAGGATTCGTAGTACGCGGTGTGACTCTCGCGGTTCTTGAATCCCTTCGGCGAGGTCGGGCAGTTCCCGACGGGATAGTTCGCCTTGTACACCGGGTGGTCAATCAGCCCGGTGGGTGCCTTGTTGCTGGTGGTCGGAAGGTCTTTCCACTCGCGTGACGGAAGCCAGGACGGCAGCGACGGCACCTCGACCTGAGGAAGGGAAACGGTCGGTTGCGACGACGGCCTCGTCCTAGGGGTGGCGGTTTTTTCCGGGGTGGCGGTCCGCCCCGGGGTGGCGGTCCACATCGGGGTGATCCGGGGCTCCGATGTTGTGTAGGGGGCGCTGGACGTGTCCTGGGACGAGCTGTTCACGATAGCCCCCACCCCGATGATCAGCAGAAACGGTACCAGCAGACACCCCAGGACGACCGGAAGTCGCGGCCCCCGGTCCGGGCGGCGGAGGTTCGGCTGCTGCCAAGCAGGGCGAAACGTCGTCCCGTAATAGGGCGACACGTTCCCCGGGGGGACCTGTCCCGGTGCGGCGTACTGCGACGGGAATGGTTGCATGGGTTGTGGGGGAGGGGTGTTCATCATCGCGGGTTGGGGGTGCCATTGGGGGTTGAAACCACCTGGCGTCCCGGGCTGCCTGTATCTGGGCTCCACGCCATCTCCCGTCGTTCATGGGAAACCGTTACGAGCTACGTCACTCGCCGGATTCCCGAGTCAGGGTATCGGAGTTTTGGTTCACAGATTCGGCCGGTGACCCGGCTCCCC
This window contains:
- a CDS encoding neutral zinc metallopeptidase produces the protein MNSSSQDTSSAPYTTSEPRITPMWTATPGRTATPEKTATPRTRPSSQPTVSLPQVEVPSLPSWLPSREWKDLPTTSNKAPTGLIDHPVYKANYPVGNCPTSPKGFKNRESHTAYYESLIACLQEVWRPYLTALGVEQKSVDLVAYESNVNTPCGSDNQNLTAFYCPSNTTIYVSRKKYEYDADYGQYAAQTAIHEHFHHVQNQLGILSMSKKFDADEMEVSRRIELQDICSTSRLQLTLNLGITADDYKSFLKTPLGDEEHGTKETIIHWKNRGFYMTTLQGCNTWGVSSREVA
- a CDS encoding Ig-like domain-containing protein, which translates into the protein MKTISARRGRRSLAVFLAFLIGLAGIAIVSPAARADEVAAIDSTSVKLTKMDAEEAAIYMWSNVRVDANWSIPDGTGHAGDTFKIMLPKELGGAEGTFELKGREGDQLTYGSCEITKTEVVCTLNANVEGKNNVGGSLWVKTQVIALTTASKLSFEVSNGTKVEVPLPDGQQGIGYKPYVPAEIDKSGWFPGADQSTIHWRIVIPGDKISDRSSVTITDDYLQAGSNLTVSAGHPKIFWIPSTPKCWNELESAECRNDLSDSSVPSSTVTIDDDKDQVKAVLDNKGQNFQANRIYVFDLELTTDGEIPVGSQYVNRGFVDGEMRTARTVKTSSGGGTGSGDTVGHISVKKAVTNGNVPGDTVFPVTWSYQYKGATRTGELSVRADGTPETLNNIPSGVVVTLTEKVPVVAGVDFGDPVFSGAGVSDGVPDANSARVRVEGLKTAEVTLTNPVIPVVKPILSRVDVTPGVCAPGASEPSEPTVEVGPTDGITYSVPEFTRAGDQVTVKVTATPVAGREIDDQNLPAGWVANGDGSFTFTTTVTQPVCEKVVTPVVPIVDPGVCPVDSTTPTQPTVTGVEDTEQIDYSEPVVVVNGDQVTVTVTAAAKPGYRIDTTNLPEGWAVVGGVVTYTTTVTQPKCVTPVAPRIDVGVCPADSLTPTPPSAAFDPVEGLEFSEPRVEVRDGKVTVTATVTAKAGFQIGGPLPEGWTRVNEITAKFTTTKDQPVCQPKKVAPVTPTVSASVCKVGSTTPSEPEVTLPVTEGVAYAVTGREIVGGKFRYTVTATPVSEMFVIDADKLGAGWGAPVNGVSTYTGEVDVPACVTPVAPRIDVGTCPVGATTPTPPSASFDPVEGLEFSEPKIEVKDGKVTVTATAAAKPGFQIGGVLPEGWTRVDETTAEFSATRDQPVCDTPTPTPTVPPSVTPTPAPTTTVTPKPVKPGLPKTGA